One Chionomys nivalis chromosome 4, mChiNiv1.1, whole genome shotgun sequence genomic region harbors:
- the LOC130873553 gene encoding tripartite motif-containing protein 43-like yields MESDLSKAFQEELNCFICMSYLTDPVTISCGHSFCRACLHLSWEDSHVSVQCPMCREPSQQKDFRTNIVLKKLVSIARQASLKKYLSSEEHKCVTHKETKGIFCMENRIYLCQPCSDSHEHRGHRHCPIEAAAEGQLERLLKQMESLWEKIQENDENLEAEKRLITLWKIRLIIREEMIRAKYRRWYPLPSKQEEENIECMKKEANYYLEKLGKSEAMMVQKSKQLREVYRELMAMSQESYVVLLQDLDDIFRRSESVQLSKPLAMKPELYALALSGLTERFN; encoded by the exons ATGGAGTCAGACCTCTCAAAAGCCTTCCAGGAAGAGCTCAACTGCTTCATCTGCATGAGCTACCTTACAGACCCAGTCACCATAAGCTGTGGCCACAGCTTCTGTCGAGCCTGCCTTCATCTTTCCTGGGAAGACAGCCACGTTTCTGTCCAGTGTCCTATGTGTAGAGAACCATCCCAGCAGAAGGACTTCAGAACGAATATTGTTCTGAAGAAGCTGGTGTCCATTGCCAGACAAGCCAGCCTCAAGAAGTACCTGAGCTCTGAGGAACATAAGTGTGTGACCCACAAGGAGACCAAGGGGATCTTCTGTATGGAGAACAGGATCTACCTCTGTCAACCCTGTTCTGACTCCCACGAGCACAGAGGTCACAGACACTGTCCCATTGAAGCAGCTGCTGAGGGTCAATTG GAGAGACTTCTGAAGCAAATGGAATCATTATGGGAGAAGATCCAAGAAAATGACGagaatctggaggcagagaaaagactGATAACTCTGTGGAAG ATCCGCTTGATTATAAGAGAAGAAATGATAAGGGCAAAGTACAGGAGATGGTATCCACTCCCCagtaaacaggaagaagaaaatattgagtGTATGAAAAAAGAAGCCAATTATTATTTAGAGAAACTCGGAAAAAGTGAAGCCATGATGGtccaaaaaagcaaacaattaaGAGAAGTGTATCGAGAGCTGATGGCAATGTCTCAGGAGTCGTATGTGGTACTGCTCCAG GATTTGGATGACATATTCAGAAG GAGTGAGTCAGTTCAACTGAGCAAGCCCCTGGCTATGAAACCAGAACTCTATGCCCTTGCCCTCAGTGGACTGACTGAAAGGTTCAACTAG